Part of the Pseudomonas abietaniphila genome is shown below.
CCTGTTGATGGCCGCCGCCATTCTGGGCGACAGCACTAACTACGTGATTGGCCGAACGGTAGGCGACAAGCTGTTCAAGAACCCCAACTCCAAAATCTTCCGTCGCGACTACCTGACCAAAACCCACGAGTTCTACGAGCGCCACGGCGGCAAGACCGTCACCCTGGCGCGTTTCCTGCCGATCATCCGCACCTTCGCCCCGTTCGTTGCCGGTCTGGGCAAGATGAACTACCTGCGCTTCGTGAGCTTCAGCGTGCTGGGTTCGATCCTCTGGGTCGGCGGCCTGGTGACGCTCGGTTACTTCTTCGGCAACATCCCGTTCATCAAGAAGAACCTCACCCTGCTGGTGCTGGTGATCATCCTGATCTCGCTGCTGCCGATGATCATCGGGCTGGTTCGCAGCCGCATGGGCCGTTCCGCCGAGGCGCGCTGATTCCATGTGGTCGCTGGGCGGCTGGCTCAAGCGCCGCACGCTGGCGCGCAACCCCGTTGATCCCGAGCTCTGGGATCGGGTGCGCCAGCGTTTGCCGATCCTCGATGGCATCAGCGCCGAAGAGGATCGCTACCTGCTCGACAGCTGCGTGCTGTTCCTGCAGGCCAAACACCTCACGGCGCTGGAAGGCGTCAATCTGGATGACGAGTCACGGCTGTTCCTCGCCGCGCAGGCGCAACTGCCTTTGTTGGCGCTGGGCGACCTGGACTGGTATCAGGGGTTTCACGAGATCGTCCTCTATGGCGACGACTTCATCAGCCCGCAGAAGCACCGCGACGCCAACGGCATCGAACACGAGTGGGACGGTGAACACAGCGGCGAAGCCTGGTCGCAAGGCCCGGTGATCCTCGCCTGGCCGGGCGTGCTGTCGAGCGGCGGCTGGGAAGCCTATAACCTCGTTATCCATGAGCTGGCACACAAGCTCGACATGCTCAACGGCGACGCCAACGGCCACCCGCCGCTGCACAACGACATGCGCATCCGCGACTGGACCGAGGCGATGCAAACGGCCTACGACGACATGAACCGTCAGCTGGACGCCGACCCCGACGCCGAAACCGCCCTTGATCCCTACGCCGCCGAAAACCCTGCGGAGTTTTTCGCCGTCACCAGCGAATACTTCTTCAGCGCCCCGGATTTATTGGTCGACGCCTATCCAGCGGTGTATCAGCAGCTCAAGGCGTTCTATCGGCAGGATCCTTTGGCGCGCTTGACGGCACTTCAAGCGGAAAACCCGGTCTATCAGGCTCAACACGACGCCTGAAGCCGACCGCCACGCATGGCATCGCTTCTCGAATGTGCCTATAATCCGGCCCACTTTTTGGCGTTGCACGCCAGATTCTGAATGGTCAACCAAGGGGGCAAAGCCCAATGAGCTACAGCAAGATTCCGGCCGGTAAAGACCTGCCGAATGACATCTACGTCGCAATCGAGATCCCGGCCAACCACGCGCCGATCAAGTACGAAATCGACAAAGAAAGCGACTGCCTGTTCGTTGACCGTTTCATGGCCACCCCGATGTTCTACCCGGCCAACTACGGTTTCATCCCGAACACTCTGGCGGACGACGGCGATCCCCTGGACGTGCTGGTTGTCACCCCGTACCCGGTCGCGCCAGGCTCGGTCATCCGTGCCCGTCCAGTCGGCGTGCTGAACATGACCGACGACGGCGGCGGCGACGCCAAAGTCATCGCCGTCCCACACGACAAGCTGTCCCAGCTGTACGTCGACGTGAAGGAATACACCGACCTGCCACCGCTGCTGATCCAGCAGATCGAGCACTTCTTTGCTAACTACAAAGACCTCGAAAAAGGCAAATGGGTGAAGATCGAAGGCTGGGCCGGCGCAGACGCTGCTCGCGAAGCCATCACCAAATCGGTCGCTGCCTACAAAGGCTGATCCGATTCGCTCGCTTCAGAACGCCCGCCTCGGGTGTTCTGAAGGGGCACCCCTCGGAAGTCGACTCATCCCCCTGTGGAAGCGAATTCATTCGCGATCGGCTGCGAAGCAGTCGCAAACCCTCCCCCTCCTCCGCTTTTGACGCCCCCTCGTCTTCAAACACCGTCTCAATTCCCCACTATTTCCCATTCAAATGTTTAATCACATCGACGTTCAAACAATTCGTTTACCCCAATAGAACACTTGCCTATTCAGGCAACAATCAGGGCGCTTATATTCATCAATAACCCAACAACCCCCGCTCTAAAAAGCCAACCTCTGCAACGCCCCCGCAAAACCGCGACTCGTACGCCCATTCGAACACTGTTGAGCTCAAACAAAACAGTGAAAGAAACAACCTACAAACGCCATCAAACCCTGTAATCCCAAGACTTGATTACAACTTTGAAGCTCCACTCATTTGAACACTTCGTTCATTTAAACAAATTTGAACCTTCCGTAAACTTCGGGCCATGAATACATCAGGTGATCGACTACGCGTCCTTCTGCGGGAGTGCCATCTCTCCGCCACAGACTTCGCCGCCAACCGAAAGGTGACGCCGCAACACGTGAACAACTGGTTCAAACGCGGCATCCCCATGGCACGCATCGAAGAAATCGCCGAACTGCTCAGCGTCAACGGGCGCTGGCTGCGCACGGGCGAGGGCCCCAAACACCCGGGCGAAGAGCGCGGCAAACGCGGCTTGGGCGGCCTTGCGAAACTGCGCACGGAGCGCGGCGGCCGCGAAGAACTGGACATCCCGCTGTACACCGAACTGCCCACCCAGAACCCCGGCCAGACCACCGTCAGCGAAACGCCCAACCACCGCGTCAAACTCTCACGACGCATACTCGAAGCCATGGACGTCGAACTGCAAAACGCCATCTGCGTCGCCATGTTCGGCAACAGCATGGCCGACAAGATTCAGGACGGCTCCCTCATCGGCGTCGACCGAGGCCGCACCCACGTCATCGACGGCGAAATCTACGCCCTCGAACATGACGGCATGCTGCGCGTGAAATACCTCTACCGCCTCCCCGGCGGCGGCCTGCGCCTGCGCAGCCACAACGCCGCCGAATACCCCGACGAAATCTTCAGCGCCGAACAGATCCAGCAACAGAACATCCACGTCCTCGGCTGGATCTTCTGGTGGTCCACCCTCAACAACCGCCGCCACCCCGCGACAATGCCTTGATGTACAAGGAAAAGGACAAATGGCACCGCATCAACGCTGGGCATCCGCCACGAACATGAGTATCCTGCACGCCTTCGTTTCAACACCCCTCGGCTACCCGCGGAGGGGTGACCGACCAGGCAACGTCCCCGCGACCGCCTCGTCTACCTAACAAGCGCCTCCTCGTAGCGCGCACTTTTGCGGATGGGTGCGGATAGCCAAAAACTAACCAAACCTGTCACCGAGAAGCCGGCCACAAGCCGGCTTTTTAATGTCTGCAAGCCGCTCAAATTCGTCTTGACTGAGTCGTAGCCACTGCCCTTCCATGAGGATGAAGACTGGAACACCGAAATCGCCGTCGTCATCTAGCCCGACTTACACCTGATGCCGGAGAGCCGCCCAGCGTGACTGGCACCGTACCCGAACGTTCCGAGTCGTCTGGTTTTACTGCCGGTGCCCGGCAGATCGCGAGCAAGCTTGCTACTACGGCCTTCGGCCAGAATCAAAGGCGATCCAGCGTGCGATACACCAAACAATGACGCCAGTATTCCCTCCCTCCCCGCTTCACCTATGCAAACTTTAAATAACCTCCCCTCAACTTAATTCGCTGTAAAAACCCCTGACATCCGTCCCTCTCTAGGGATAAGCCACCCTCGCGCGTTACACCCAACCCATTGATTCAAAAGCCACTCGCGTAAACCTCCGCTATTTAACCACTCGAAAATTTGTCCGCCTAAACCTCAAAACCAGCCCGCTCTGGCTCTTTGAATAATTCCTGTTCCCTGCGTGTTCTCCTATCAATACCTGTCTGCACACCCTAATAAAAACACCGCCAGGGAAGGCCGTTTTTCAGAGTATTGCGCCATGGCCTTTTTTCCCTGTTTTCTGTCGGTGGTGTTTGTCGTTCGTAATCAGGCCGATGGGCTTGAGGGGATGTTGTGCGAGGCGACGGAGGTGATTGCGTCGATGGTGTCGGACTATGAGTTGATCATTGTCGACAACGCGTCGAGCGATGACAGCGTGGCGCAGTTGAAGCGGCTGACGGCTGAGGATGGGGTGGCGAATCTTCAGGTGTATGCGCTGACCAAGGAGGTCGATCTGGACACGGCGTCGTGGGTCGGTCTGGAGAATGCGCTGGGCGATTATGCGGTGGTGCTGGACCCGCTGGCGGACGACATTGCGTTTTTGCCGAACATGCTGGAGCACGCGGCGCGGGGCGCGGATGTGGTGTTTGTCTGCAACACCGAACACACGCCGCAGCCTTTGTTGTATCGCTTTGCCTTCAAGCTGTTTCACCGGGCGTATCGCTGGTGCAACGGGATTCACCTGGTCAAGGACGCGCCGCAGTTTCGGTTGCTGACCAAGAAGGTGATCAATTTCATTCTGCAGCACCCTAAACCCACGATGATTTATCGGCATTTGCCGGCCACGGGCGGTTTTGCGCGCACGTGCCTGACGTATTCGGCGCCACCCAAGGCGCAACCGCGCAAGCACCTCGGGGAAAGTGTCGACCGGGGCATTCGGATGCTGGTGTCGAGCACGCGCGCGCCGATGCGGCTGGTGACGGCGCTGTCGTTGTTTGGCGCAGTCATGAACCTGCTGTATTGCGCGTATGTGGTCGGCATCGCGCTGTTCAAGACCGATGTGGCAGCGGGCTGGATCAGTCTGTCGTTGCAGGAGTCGGGGATGTTTTTCCTGATTTCGCTGGTGCTGCTAGTGCTCGGTGAATACATCCTGAACATGGGAAGTTTTTCCGGCGACGGGCCGCTGTATTACATCGGGCAAGAGTTCACGAGTTGCCGGATGACCCGGCTTGAAAAGCTCAACGTCGAGGACGCTGCGCCAGTGATCAGCATGGCGAGAGCCTGGGGCGGAGAGCGCGCATCTTGATAAGCGATCCAGCGCCTTGCCATGAGGCGATCATCATTGGCGGCGGCTTCTACGGATCGGCGATTGCGATCCATCTGGCCCGACAACGCGGTTTCAAGCGCATCGTTCTGTTGGAGCGCGAAGGCGGCTTGCTCAGGCGCGCGTCCTACAACAATCAGGCGCGCGTGCATAACGGCTATCACTACCCGCGCAGCTTCACCACGGCCTATCGCAGCCGGGTCAACCTGCCGCGTTTCGTGGCCGACTGGCCCCAGGCGGTGAAGCGCGATTTCACCAAGCTGTACGCGATTGCGCGGCACAACTCGAAGGTCACTGCGCGGCAGTTCGAACGGTTTTGCCGCGATATCGGTGCGCAGATCCGGCGAGCGGATTCAGCCGCCCATGCGCTGTTCGAGCCGCGCTTGATAGAAGAGGTGTTTCAGGTTCAGGAGTACGCGTTCGACGCCACGCAACTGGCGCGGTGGGCCGTGCAGGAGCTTGAAGCATGCGGCGTGCAGGTGCGGTTGCTCACCCGCGCGACGGAGATCTATCAGGGCGCAGACCATACGCTGCAGGTGGTGACCGACAGCGAAGGCGGCCTTCAACGCCTGAGCTGCCGCTATCTGTTCAATTGCACGTACAGCGGCAGCAATCACTTCAACGGAGACTTTCCGGGGCTGGACACGGACCTGCGCCACGAGATCACCGAAATGGCGCTGATGCAGATGCCGCCTGCCCTCGAAGGCCTTGGCGTGACCGTCATGGACGGGCCGTTCTTTTCGATGATGCCGTTTCCGTCCCGCGACCTGCACACCTTGTCCCACGTGCGTTTTACCCCGCATGTGCAGTGGGACGACGACAAGTCGATCAACCCTTACGACAAGCTCGCCCGGCACGAGCGCTCCAGTCGTGTCGAGCGAATGGTACGGGATGTCGGTCGTTATATTCCGGCGATCCTCGACTCGCGGCACAGGGACTCGCTGTACGAAGTCAAGACTGTGCTGGCGAAAAACGATCGCAACGACGGCAGGCCGATTCTGTTCGAGAAACACGCCAGCTTACCGGGCTGTTACTCGGTGCTCGGCGGCAAGATCGACAACATCTACGACGTGCTGGAGAAACTGGACAATGAAGTCTTTTGATCTGCCGCGTATCGCCCCGGCGCTCGTCCTGCCCATCGCAATCGCGGTGCTGGCGAGCCTGTTCCTGACCCTCGCCACACGCTCGATCTGGATCGACGAAGCGATGCTGCTCAAGGACATCATCGCCTTGCGCAGCCCTGCCGAATTTCTCAAACCCCTGCCTTATTACGATCAGGCCGAGCCGGTGCTGGCGTCGCTGTTTTTCAAGGGAATCATGTGGCTGTTTCACTACAACATCGAGCCTTTGCGGCTGTCGGTCCTGGCGCTGTCGTGCGTACTCATCTCGCCGATGTTCGTGGTGTTTCGGCAATACCGCTGGGGCGCGGTGGTGTTTCTGTTGGCGCTGATCGGCCACTCGTTTTCGATAGGGCTGTTTCTGACCGAGCTCAAGCATTACTTCCTGGAAGTGTCGGTGAGCTTTCTGGCGATCTTCGCGCTGTGGCAGGCCGAGGAGCATGACAACCTTTATTGGCCGATCGTGATGGCCGCGCTGCTGAGCGTGCTCGGCTTCTCGACGCTGATCGTCTCGGGTGCGCTGCTGGTGTATGCGTTTCTGCGGCTCGCGTTTCGGCCGTGGGATGAACGTGGCAAGGCGACGATGGCCGCGCTCTTCGCCTCGGCATTGATCGTCGTCGCGGCGTACGCCTACATGAAGTACCTGACGGTGTACCAGCTGGGCAACTACGACGATTACTACTCGACCTCGCCGCTGGGCTCTCTGGGCGTGTTGAAGGAGGCGATTCTTGGCGCGTACGGCAAGGCGTTGCTGATCGTGTCGGCCGTGGCCAACGTTGCGCTGCTGTTCACCCACAAGCGCGGCTTCGTGTTCACGCTGAACCTGTTTTTCATCGGCATTCTGGTGGTGGTGATTGTCGGCAGAATCGTCGGGTTCTATCCGGCGACCTATCCGCGTCATGTGGTCTGGCTGGTGCCCTTCAGCATGACCCTCGCCTGCTGCGCGGTGCTGGAGTTCACCGCCAGCCCGTCTCGCCCGCTCAAGGCGTTGGGTCTGGTGTTGCTGGTGTTGATGACGCTGCAGGCTGGCAAGGCCTGTTACAACAACGTCAAGGGCGTGAACTACGAATACGTCGACAACAACGCGCTGTACGAGCACGTCGCACAAATGCCGCCCACCGAGTTTCTGGTGTACCCCGACGCTCAACCCTCGCTGGAGTACTACACGTTGCTGGACCCGCGCCTGAGCAAGCATCAGTACGTGCGTGTGTACGACGAAATCACCAAAGCCCGCGACCCGAACATGGGCAGGGTCGAGTACCAGGACTCGCTCGCCGAACTGCTGCGGCAGCGGCCCTCCCGGGATTTTTCCGTGCTGGTGTCCCACGTCAACCTGGACAAGGACATCAGCGGCCGAGGCAAGGCGCTGGAAGCCGAAATCAATCGACTCAACTGCTCCTACACCTCGTATTTCTACGTCTACAACGCCCAACTGATCCGGGTACATTGCCCGCTGGATGCGCAATTATGAGCAACGGTCTGATCGGCTTCACCGGTTTTGTCGGCTCGACCCTGATGCGTCAGGCGCGATTCGACGCGCTCTTTCGCTCGACCACTATCCACGAGATCGAGGGGCGCACGTTTGACACGCTGGTCTGCGCGGGGGCTTCGGCGCAGAAGTGGATCGCCAATCGCGAGCCCGAGGCCGACCGCAAACGCATCGAGAACCTCATCGATCATCTGCGCACCGTGCGCTGCAAGACCTTCGTTCTGATCAGCACCGTGGACGTGTTCCATACCCCTATCGGTGTGGATGAAGACTCGCTCGTGGATGAGGTCGGCCTGCATGCCTACGGCATGAATCGGCGCCTGCTGGAGTGTTTCGTCGAGGACTTTTTTCCACGTCATCTGATCGTGCGTCTGCCAGGGCTGGTCGGTCCGGGACTGCGCAAAAACGTGATTTACGATTTCCTCAACGAGAACAATCTGACGGCCATCGACAGCCGCGGCCTCTTCCAGTTTTACCCGATGGTCAACCTCGCGTGCGACATCCAGATCGCCCTCAATGCAGGCCTGAAGCTGGTTCACCTGTGCGCCGAGCCGATTACGGTCGCCGAGGTCGCAGAGCAAGGGTTCGGCGTTCCGTTCGACAACGTGCGCGGGGTCATGGCCGCGCGGTATTCGATGCAGACCTGTCATGCGGCGCTGTACGGTGCCCGGGGCCGTTATCAGTACAGCGCCCGGGAAACGTTGCAGGCGGTGCGCGCATATGCGCAATCGGAACCGCGCTCGATGGGAGTGAAAGCATGAAGCTGGCCATCTCCAACATTGCCTGGGACATCGTCGAGGACCAGGCCATCGCCGCGTTGCTCAGGCGCTATGGGGTCGATGCCATCGATGTCGCGCCAGGCAAATACTTCCCCGACCCAGTGGCGGCAACCAAGCGCCAGATCGCGGAGGTGCGCGACGCGTGGGCGGACCGGGGCATCGACATCACCGGCATGCAAGCGTTGCTGTTCGGCACCCAAGGCTTGAACGTGTTCGGTTGCGCCGCCAGTCAGGCGTCGATGCTGCAACACTTGAGCGAGGTCTGTCGTATCGGTGCCGGACTGGGCGCCACCCGACTGGTGTTCGGCTCGCCAAAGAACCGAGACCGCAACGGCCTGAGCGATCGGGAAGCTCAGGACATCGCGGTGCCGTTCTTCCGTTCGCTCGGCGACATCGCCCAGGATTACGCACTGGCGTTTTGTCTGGAGCCGAACCCCGAGTGCTACGGCGCCAACTTCATGACCGATACCCCGTCAACGGCGCAAGTCGTGCGCGAGGTCGATCACCCGAACATTTTCATGCAGCTGGACACCGGTTCTCTGACGATCAATGGCGAAGATCCTTTCGCGGTGCTGAAAGAAAACGCTGACCTGATCGGCCATGTACACGCCAGCGAACGAGATCTTCTGACACTCGGCGACGGCGATACCGCACACGCCGACATGGCGGCCGCGATCAGCCGCTACCTGCCGGATCACGTCGTCAGCATCGAAATGCTGCCCAACCGGGTCGAACCGCATCTGGAGACCGTCGAGCGAGCATTGAATGTGGCCATCCAGCATTACCGTGCAGAAGTCACGGGGCAACAGCCATGAAATGGGCGATTCTGATTTTGGGGATTCTCTCCAACGCCTCTGCCAGTGTGCTGGTGAAGATGGCAATGATGCCGCCCCGTCGGTTTCCTTCGCTTAGCGCGCCGCTTGAAGCCCTGAGCAACTGGCCGTTCTGGGTCGGCCTTGGCCTGTACGGCACTGCGTTTCTGCTTTATGCCGCCGCCCTCGCCCGCTTGCCGCTGAACATCGCGCACCCGGTGCTGACCGCCGGTGCCGTGGCCGCCGTGGCCTGTTCTTCGATCCTGATTTTTCGTGAAACCTTCTACTGGACGACAGCGGCCGGCATCCTGCTGGTTATCGCGGGCGTCGCCCTGATCACTGCGCGGGTGGCCTGATGACTGACACAACCTTCTCTCCCGGACGACCGACACTGACCAAACTGTCCCGTCAGATCCCCTATTTCGAGACGCCCTTGTGGCTGGGGCGCCAGCATGCGTATTGCGTGGTCATCCCGGTGATCAACGAAGGCGAACGCATCGTCAGTCTGCTGGCGCGCATGGCCGCGCTGTCGATCAATCAACGGGCGGACATCATCATCGTCGACGGCGGCAGTTCCGATGGCTCACTCGCCCAGGACATGCTGATGGTGACCGGGGTTCGTGGCCTGCTGGTGAAAACCTCGCCGGGTAAACTCAGCGCTCAACTGCGGTGCGCCTATGCCTTCGCCCTTGATCAGGGCTACGAGGGCATTGTCACCATCGACGGCAACGACAAGGATGATCCGCAGGCAATTCCGCATTTCATCGAGGCGCTGCAACAGGGCGTGGATTTTGTTCAGGCGTCGCGTTTTCTCACGGGCGGCGTGGCGGAAAACACACCGAAATCCCGCGACATCGCGATCCGCTTCATACACGCGCCGATGCTCAGTATGGCCTCGGGTTTCGACTGGACCGACACCACGCAAGGCTTTCGCGCCTACAGCCGCAAGATGCTGCTCGACCCGCGCATCGCTCTCTTTCGCGATGTGTTCATGACCTATGAACTGCTGGCGTACCTTTCGTACAGGGCGCCGAGGCTGGGGTTTCGCTGCCTCGAACTGCCGACGGTCAGGCGGTATCCACAGGGCAACGTGCCGACCAAGATCAGCGGCGTGAAAGGCAATCTGGCGGTGTTGGCGGTGTTGGTGCGAGCGTGCTGCGGCGGGTATGACCCGAAGTGATGGCGAGGCCTGCCCCGTCT
Proteins encoded:
- a CDS encoding glycosyltransferase family 2 protein; the encoded protein is MTDTTFSPGRPTLTKLSRQIPYFETPLWLGRQHAYCVVIPVINEGERIVSLLARMAALSINQRADIIIVDGGSSDGSLAQDMLMVTGVRGLLVKTSPGKLSAQLRCAYAFALDQGYEGIVTIDGNDKDDPQAIPHFIEALQQGVDFVQASRFLTGGVAENTPKSRDIAIRFIHAPMLSMASGFDWTDTTQGFRAYSRKMLLDPRIALFRDVFMTYELLAYLSYRAPRLGFRCLELPTVRRYPQGNVPTKISGVKGNLAVLAVLVRACCGGYDPK
- a CDS encoding multidrug transporter — translated: MKWAILILGILSNASASVLVKMAMMPPRRFPSLSAPLEALSNWPFWVGLGLYGTAFLLYAAALARLPLNIAHPVLTAGAVAAVACSSILIFRETFYWTTAAGILLVIAGVALITARVA
- a CDS encoding sugar phosphate isomerase/epimerase family protein, which codes for MKLAISNIAWDIVEDQAIAALLRRYGVDAIDVAPGKYFPDPVAATKRQIAEVRDAWADRGIDITGMQALLFGTQGLNVFGCAASQASMLQHLSEVCRIGAGLGATRLVFGSPKNRDRNGLSDREAQDIAVPFFRSLGDIAQDYALAFCLEPNPECYGANFMTDTPSTAQVVREVDHPNIFMQLDTGSLTINGEDPFAVLKENADLIGHVHASERDLLTLGDGDTAHADMAAAISRYLPDHVVSIEMLPNRVEPHLETVERALNVAIQHYRAEVTGQQP
- a CDS encoding NAD(P)/FAD-dependent oxidoreductase — translated: MISDPAPCHEAIIIGGGFYGSAIAIHLARQRGFKRIVLLEREGGLLRRASYNNQARVHNGYHYPRSFTTAYRSRVNLPRFVADWPQAVKRDFTKLYAIARHNSKVTARQFERFCRDIGAQIRRADSAAHALFEPRLIEEVFQVQEYAFDATQLARWAVQELEACGVQVRLLTRATEIYQGADHTLQVVTDSEGGLQRLSCRYLFNCTYSGSNHFNGDFPGLDTDLRHEITEMALMQMPPALEGLGVTVMDGPFFSMMPFPSRDLHTLSHVRFTPHVQWDDDKSINPYDKLARHERSSRVERMVRDVGRYIPAILDSRHRDSLYEVKTVLAKNDRNDGRPILFEKHASLPGCYSVLGGKIDNIYDVLEKLDNEVF
- a CDS encoding glycosyltransferase; translation: MAFFPCFLSVVFVVRNQADGLEGMLCEATEVIASMVSDYELIIVDNASSDDSVAQLKRLTAEDGVANLQVYALTKEVDLDTASWVGLENALGDYAVVLDPLADDIAFLPNMLEHAARGADVVFVCNTEHTPQPLLYRFAFKLFHRAYRWCNGIHLVKDAPQFRLLTKKVINFILQHPKPTMIYRHLPATGGFARTCLTYSAPPKAQPRKHLGESVDRGIRMLVSSTRAPMRLVTALSLFGAVMNLLYCAYVVGIALFKTDVAAGWISLSLQESGMFFLISLVLLVLGEYILNMGSFSGDGPLYYIGQEFTSCRMTRLEKLNVEDAAPVISMARAWGGERAS
- a CDS encoding LexA family transcriptional regulator, whose translation is MNTSGDRLRVLLRECHLSATDFAANRKVTPQHVNNWFKRGIPMARIEEIAELLSVNGRWLRTGEGPKHPGEERGKRGLGGLAKLRTERGGREELDIPLYTELPTQNPGQTTVSETPNHRVKLSRRILEAMDVELQNAICVAMFGNSMADKIQDGSLIGVDRGRTHVIDGEIYALEHDGMLRVKYLYRLPGGGLRLRSHNAAEYPDEIFSAEQIQQQNIHVLGWIFWWSTLNNRRHPATMP
- a CDS encoding pyridine nucleotide transhydrogenase; protein product: MSNGLIGFTGFVGSTLMRQARFDALFRSTTIHEIEGRTFDTLVCAGASAQKWIANREPEADRKRIENLIDHLRTVRCKTFVLISTVDVFHTPIGVDEDSLVDEVGLHAYGMNRRLLECFVEDFFPRHLIVRLPGLVGPGLRKNVIYDFLNENNLTAIDSRGLFQFYPMVNLACDIQIALNAGLKLVHLCAEPITVAEVAEQGFGVPFDNVRGVMAARYSMQTCHAALYGARGRYQYSARETLQAVRAYAQSEPRSMGVKA
- a CDS encoding DedA family protein: MDFNPLDIILHLDVYLDMLVTNYGTWVYAILFLVIFCETGLVVTPFLPGDSLLFIAGAVAAGGGLDPVLLACLLMAAAILGDSTNYVIGRTVGDKLFKNPNSKIFRRDYLTKTHEFYERHGGKTVTLARFLPIIRTFAPFVAGLGKMNYLRFVSFSVLGSILWVGGLVTLGYFFGNIPFIKKNLTLLVLVIILISLLPMIIGLVRSRMGRSAEAR
- the ppa gene encoding inorganic diphosphatase, encoding MSYSKIPAGKDLPNDIYVAIEIPANHAPIKYEIDKESDCLFVDRFMATPMFYPANYGFIPNTLADDGDPLDVLVVTPYPVAPGSVIRARPVGVLNMTDDGGGDAKVIAVPHDKLSQLYVDVKEYTDLPPLLIQQIEHFFANYKDLEKGKWVKIEGWAGADAAREAITKSVAAYKG
- a CDS encoding zinc-dependent peptidase; translated protein: MWSLGGWLKRRTLARNPVDPELWDRVRQRLPILDGISAEEDRYLLDSCVLFLQAKHLTALEGVNLDDESRLFLAAQAQLPLLALGDLDWYQGFHEIVLYGDDFISPQKHRDANGIEHEWDGEHSGEAWSQGPVILAWPGVLSSGGWEAYNLVIHELAHKLDMLNGDANGHPPLHNDMRIRDWTEAMQTAYDDMNRQLDADPDAETALDPYAAENPAEFFAVTSEYFFSAPDLLVDAYPAVYQQLKAFYRQDPLARLTALQAENPVYQAQHDA